One region of Catenuloplanes indicus genomic DNA includes:
- a CDS encoding MFS transporter: protein MNVVDRRARIAVAALFFTNGALFANLIPRYPEIKAELGIGNALYGLSVAAFPTGAIVAGLAAGLLVRRFGSATVAAAGTLLTAAGVLAAGLAPSVAVFAGVLFLAGAMDAITDVAQNAHGLRVQRRYGRSIINSLHAIWSIGAVTGGAMAAGAIALGLSRGVHLGLSGALFTLAGLAAWRFRLPGPDTEPETRTKTTPGYGPRPAPRLWPIVGALVLIAIGGTIVEDAGNSWAAVYLSGSLHAAAEIAAWGYIALVGAQFIGRLLGDRLVDRFGQRTIARAGGLIVAAGMGLALAVPSVPGTILGFAAAGFGVATLVPAALHEADELPGLAPGAGLTVVSWLMRLGFLLSPPIVGAVADATTLRTGLLIVPLAGLLVVLLAGVLAARRPAHRDRPAEPVAAAAG from the coding sequence ATGAACGTCGTGGACCGCCGCGCCCGGATAGCCGTCGCCGCCCTGTTCTTCACGAACGGGGCGCTCTTCGCGAACCTCATCCCGCGCTACCCCGAGATCAAGGCCGAGCTCGGCATCGGCAACGCGCTCTACGGCCTGTCCGTCGCCGCGTTCCCGACCGGCGCGATCGTCGCCGGTCTCGCCGCCGGCCTGCTGGTCCGCCGGTTCGGCTCGGCCACCGTCGCCGCGGCCGGCACGCTGCTCACCGCGGCCGGCGTGCTCGCCGCCGGCCTGGCCCCGTCCGTCGCGGTCTTCGCCGGCGTGCTCTTCCTGGCCGGCGCCATGGACGCGATCACCGACGTCGCCCAGAACGCACACGGCCTGCGCGTCCAGCGCCGCTACGGCCGCTCGATCATCAACTCGCTGCACGCGATCTGGTCGATCGGCGCGGTCACCGGCGGCGCCATGGCCGCCGGCGCGATCGCGCTCGGCCTGTCCCGCGGCGTGCACCTCGGCCTCTCCGGCGCGCTGTTCACGCTGGCCGGCCTGGCTGCCTGGCGCTTCCGCCTCCCCGGCCCGGACACCGAGCCCGAGACCCGGACCAAGACCACGCCGGGGTACGGGCCGAGGCCCGCGCCGCGCCTCTGGCCGATCGTCGGCGCGCTGGTGCTGATCGCGATCGGCGGCACGATCGTCGAGGACGCCGGCAACTCGTGGGCCGCCGTCTACCTCTCCGGCTCACTGCACGCGGCCGCCGAGATCGCGGCGTGGGGCTACATCGCACTGGTCGGCGCCCAGTTCATCGGCCGTCTGCTCGGCGACCGCCTGGTCGACCGCTTCGGTCAGCGCACCATCGCCCGCGCCGGCGGCCTGATCGTCGCCGCCGGCATGGGCCTGGCGCTCGCCGTACCGTCGGTGCCCGGCACGATCCTGGGTTTCGCCGCCGCCGGTTTCGGCGTCGCCACACTGGTCCCGGCCGCCCTGCACGAGGCCGACGAACTGCCCGGCCTCGCCCCCGGCGCCGGACTGACCGTCGTCTCCTGGCTGATGCGCCTCGGCTTCCTGCTCTCCCCGCCGATCGTCGGCGCGGTCGCCGACGCCACCACGCTCCGCACCGGCCTGCTCATCGTCCCGCTCGCCGGCCTGCTCGTCGTCCTGCTGGCCGGTGTCCTCGCCGCCCGCCGCCCGGCGCACCGCGACCGGCCCGCGGAGCCGGTCGCCGCGGCGGCCGGCTGA
- a CDS encoding glycoside hydrolase family 97 catalytic domain-containing protein, translated as MRSLLTAVLVLAVLPGAPADRAGLEWTVVAPDGAVTARVGLDQGRLSFGIDGVLPAAPIGIRTAAADLSAGLVLQNRSARTVRERYTMTSGKRLDRDTTLRESTFSFTGTGGARLDLVVRVSAEGAAYRYVLPGDGPVTVTGETSSFAIPADAPAWLLPYSPNYEESWSQTTAGAAPAGNYGFPALFRIGGTYAMLAESDVDGRYAGGRLTHAGDGTYTIDLADPAVSADGPLSTPWRVAVVGDLATVTGSTLTDDLAPASKIKDTSWVRPGAVAWSWLSEHASPADPVRQRQYVDFAARHRWPYVLIDEGWNASWVPETVRYARARGVDILLWLHWTALDTPEERATVLPRLKSWGVAGLKIDFMDSDGQDRFRWYDEILPATAALQLMVNFHGATTPRGMQRTWPHVLTQEAVRGAEQFRTRAATNTIFPFTRNVTGGMDYTPVTWAVTDRDTTDAHEVALSVVYESGWQHLADRFENYETHPEALRTLDQIPVVWDDTRLLSGEPGRSAVLARRAGDRWWVAGISAAPAGSTAAGLGFLPAGRWLAETLRDGDHGLVRESRIVRRGDTLTVPLAANGGFVTALCPYTGAATCDRPVVPVPSTILTVDPPAAEGSTVDVTATFTLPAGGPITDVRLAPAAGGTPVTAARLRGGESLTGTWRLSVPAGAIGDVDLPIVAIYRWQGETVHVERAVRVFVPPPAPAGDAWVSDLPFLSETNGYGPVERDRSNGEQSAGDGNPLTLRGTVHPKGLGTHAPAEVTVWLGAACTSFTALTGVDDEVTSPGSVTFEVLGDGRPLAATGVLRSADPAYPLTADVTGVRRLTLRVTDGGDGKNFDHADWAAARLTCAGK; from the coding sequence GTGCGTTCGCTACTGACGGCTGTCCTCGTTCTCGCCGTGCTCCCCGGAGCGCCGGCCGACCGCGCTGGTCTGGAGTGGACGGTCGTGGCGCCGGACGGGGCGGTCACCGCGCGCGTCGGGCTCGACCAGGGGCGGCTGTCGTTCGGGATCGACGGGGTGCTGCCCGCCGCGCCGATCGGCATCCGGACCGCGGCGGCGGATCTCAGTGCCGGTCTGGTGCTCCAGAACCGCAGCGCCCGCACGGTGCGCGAGCGATACACGATGACCAGCGGCAAGCGGCTCGACCGGGACACCACGCTGCGCGAGTCGACGTTCTCGTTCACCGGCACCGGCGGCGCCCGGCTCGACCTGGTGGTGCGGGTCTCCGCCGAGGGTGCCGCCTACCGCTACGTGCTGCCGGGCGACGGGCCGGTCACCGTCACCGGCGAGACCTCGTCCTTCGCGATCCCGGCCGACGCCCCCGCCTGGCTGCTGCCGTACTCGCCGAACTACGAGGAGTCCTGGAGCCAGACCACCGCCGGTGCCGCGCCCGCGGGGAACTACGGCTTCCCGGCGCTGTTCCGGATCGGCGGCACCTACGCCATGCTCGCCGAGTCCGACGTGGACGGGCGCTACGCCGGCGGCCGCCTCACCCACGCCGGCGACGGCACCTACACGATCGACCTGGCTGATCCGGCAGTCAGCGCTGACGGGCCGCTCAGCACGCCGTGGCGGGTCGCCGTGGTCGGCGACCTCGCGACCGTCACCGGGAGCACGCTCACCGACGATCTCGCGCCCGCCTCGAAGATCAAGGACACCTCGTGGGTACGGCCGGGTGCCGTCGCCTGGTCGTGGCTGTCCGAGCACGCGAGCCCGGCCGATCCGGTGCGGCAGCGGCAGTACGTCGACTTCGCCGCGCGGCACCGCTGGCCGTACGTGCTGATCGACGAGGGCTGGAACGCGTCCTGGGTGCCGGAGACGGTCCGCTACGCGCGTGCCCGCGGCGTCGACATCCTGCTCTGGCTGCACTGGACCGCGCTGGACACGCCGGAGGAGCGCGCCACGGTGCTGCCGCGGCTGAAGTCATGGGGCGTCGCCGGACTGAAGATCGACTTCATGGACTCGGACGGCCAGGACCGGTTCCGCTGGTACGACGAGATCCTGCCGGCCACCGCGGCGCTGCAGCTGATGGTCAACTTCCACGGTGCCACCACGCCGCGCGGTATGCAGCGCACCTGGCCGCACGTGCTCACCCAGGAGGCGGTGCGCGGCGCCGAGCAGTTCCGCACCCGGGCCGCGACGAACACGATCTTCCCGTTCACCCGCAACGTCACCGGTGGCATGGACTACACGCCGGTGACCTGGGCGGTTACCGACCGGGACACCACGGACGCGCACGAGGTCGCGCTGTCCGTGGTCTACGAGTCCGGCTGGCAGCACCTGGCGGACCGGTTCGAGAACTACGAGACGCACCCGGAGGCGCTGCGCACGCTCGACCAGATCCCGGTGGTCTGGGACGACACGCGGCTGCTGTCCGGCGAGCCGGGCCGGTCCGCGGTCCTGGCCCGGCGTGCCGGTGACCGCTGGTGGGTGGCCGGGATCAGCGCCGCACCCGCCGGGAGCACGGCCGCCGGGCTCGGTTTCCTGCCCGCCGGGCGGTGGCTGGCCGAGACGCTGCGCGACGGCGACCACGGCCTGGTCCGGGAGAGCCGGATCGTGCGCCGCGGCGACACGCTGACCGTGCCGCTGGCCGCGAACGGCGGGTTCGTCACCGCGCTCTGCCCGTACACCGGCGCGGCGACCTGTGACCGCCCGGTCGTGCCGGTGCCGTCCACGATCCTGACCGTGGACCCGCCCGCGGCCGAGGGCAGCACGGTGGACGTCACCGCGACGTTCACGCTGCCGGCCGGTGGCCCGATCACGGACGTGCGGCTGGCGCCCGCGGCCGGCGGCACCCCGGTGACCGCGGCCCGGCTGCGCGGCGGCGAGTCGCTGACCGGGACGTGGCGGCTGTCCGTGCCGGCCGGTGCGATCGGCGACGTCGACCTGCCGATCGTGGCCATCTACCGCTGGCAGGGCGAGACCGTGCACGTCGAGCGCGCGGTCCGGGTGTTCGTGCCGCCGCCCGCACCGGCCGGTGACGCGTGGGTGAGCGACCTGCCGTTCCTGAGCGAGACCAACGGGTACGGGCCGGTGGAGCGCGACCGCTCCAACGGCGAGCAGTCCGCCGGTGACGGCAACCCGCTCACGCTGCGCGGCACCGTCCACCCGAAGGGCCTGGGCACGCACGCGCCCGCGGAGGTGACGGTGTGGCTCGGCGCGGCCTGCACGTCGTTCACCGCGCTGACCGGCGTCGACGACGAGGTGACCTCGCCCGGCTCGGTCACGTTCGAGGTGCTCGGCGACGGCCGCCCGCTGGCCGCCACCGGCGTGCTGCGCAGCGCCGACCCGGCGTATCCGCTGACCGCGGACGTGACCGGCGTCCGCCGCCTCACGCTGCGCGTCACGGACGGCGGCGACGGCAAGAACTTCGATCATGCCGACTGGGCCGCCGCGCGTCTCACCTGTGCCGGAAAGTAA
- a CDS encoding tryptophan 2,3-dioxygenase family protein → MKRKNDGPALPGEGDTDYARYMRTDVLLDLQRSPAEVIHRDELLFQVAHQSAELWLKLAAAELAGAAERIDAGEPAAAELLLTRATLAVRLITDQLDMLAHLRPADFQAMQPALGTGSGAESPGWRQTQAVTRRLGVAFGALLTARGLDPAALYAGEPSDPAHRLAEAMVEFDDRVSTWRVRHYKLAIRVGSHGVIGTAGSPSGWLAKLIDYRFFPELWQARAERALSGTVHS, encoded by the coding sequence GTGAAGCGGAAGAACGATGGTCCCGCACTGCCCGGTGAGGGCGACACCGACTATGCGCGGTACATGCGTACCGATGTACTGCTCGACCTGCAGCGAAGCCCGGCAGAGGTCATTCACCGCGATGAACTGCTCTTCCAGGTGGCGCACCAGTCCGCCGAACTGTGGCTCAAACTGGCGGCGGCCGAACTCGCCGGCGCGGCCGAGCGGATCGACGCGGGTGAACCGGCCGCGGCCGAGTTGCTGCTCACCCGCGCCACGCTCGCGGTCCGGCTGATCACGGATCAGCTCGACATGCTGGCCCACCTGCGCCCGGCCGACTTCCAGGCGATGCAGCCGGCGCTCGGCACCGGGTCCGGCGCGGAGTCGCCCGGCTGGCGGCAGACCCAGGCCGTGACGCGCCGGCTCGGCGTCGCGTTCGGCGCGCTGCTCACCGCCCGGGGGCTCGATCCGGCCGCGCTCTACGCCGGTGAGCCGTCCGACCCCGCGCACCGGCTCGCCGAGGCCATGGTCGAGTTCGACGACCGGGTCTCGACGTGGCGGGTGCGGCACTACAAGCTGGCGATCCGGGTCGGCAGCCACGGCGTCATCGGCACGGCCGGCAGCCCGTCCGGCTGGCTCGCCAAACTGATCGACTACCGGTTCTTCCCGGAACTGTGGCAGGCCCGCGCGGAACGCGCGCTGAGCGGGACGGTGCATTCATGA
- a CDS encoding aminotransferase class V-fold PLP-dependent enzyme — MTAAAIRDHFPLLNTCVYLANNSTGAVPKGAERVLADYWKSLSTWRDSVWDGWHEGLDEYTAGLADFIGAPPGSVAVDANLSAFLARIASCFDYRAPRNRVVITDLEFPTVPFIWNAFRRYGAEVLVSGTGGPHLDEDALLRSIDERTLLVSVPHASFSSGATVDLERLVKHAHSVGALVVVDAFQSVGVMPLDVTALDVDFVLGGSHKWMCGVGTAFLYVRPDLLPGLEPAATGWQAGDRALTFQPSTGYAGDARRFTGGTPFPLTALVSRVGLDLLRGVGIEAIRAHSLACTDRIIERAGAAGLRVVSPAEPHRRGGVVCLDLPESVKYRLAERDMICSWRTYLRIGPHVYNTLDEIDAFMDALEDVTR, encoded by the coding sequence ATGACGGCGGCGGCGATCCGTGACCACTTCCCATTGCTGAACACCTGCGTCTACCTCGCCAACAATTCCACCGGGGCCGTCCCGAAAGGCGCCGAACGCGTTCTGGCCGACTATTGGAAATCGCTGAGCACCTGGCGGGACAGCGTCTGGGACGGCTGGCACGAGGGCCTCGACGAATACACCGCCGGATTGGCGGATTTCATCGGGGCGCCGCCCGGCAGTGTGGCCGTCGACGCGAACCTGAGCGCGTTCCTGGCCCGGATCGCGTCCTGTTTCGACTACCGCGCGCCCCGCAACCGCGTGGTCATCACCGACCTGGAGTTCCCGACCGTACCGTTCATCTGGAACGCGTTCCGGCGGTACGGCGCGGAGGTCCTCGTGTCCGGCACCGGCGGGCCGCACCTCGACGAGGACGCGCTGCTGCGGAGCATCGACGAGCGCACGCTGCTGGTGTCCGTGCCGCACGCCAGCTTCTCCTCCGGCGCCACCGTCGACCTGGAGCGCCTGGTCAAGCACGCGCACAGCGTCGGCGCGCTGGTCGTGGTGGACGCGTTCCAGAGCGTCGGCGTGATGCCGCTGGACGTGACCGCGCTCGACGTCGACTTCGTGCTCGGCGGCTCGCACAAGTGGATGTGCGGCGTCGGCACCGCGTTCCTGTACGTCCGCCCCGACCTGCTGCCCGGCCTCGAACCCGCGGCGACCGGCTGGCAGGCGGGCGACCGCGCGCTGACGTTCCAGCCGTCCACCGGATACGCCGGCGACGCGCGCCGGTTCACCGGCGGCACGCCGTTCCCGCTCACCGCGCTCGTCTCCCGGGTCGGCCTGGACCTGCTGCGCGGCGTCGGCATCGAGGCGATCCGCGCGCACTCGCTGGCCTGCACGGACCGGATCATCGAGCGTGCCGGTGCCGCGGGCCTGCGCGTGGTCAGCCCGGCCGAGCCGCACCGGCGCGGCGGCGTGGTGTGCCTGGACCTGCCGGAGAGCGTCAAGTACCGGCTGGCCGAGCGGGACATGATCTGCAGCTGGCGCACCTACCTGCGGATCGGCCCGCACGTCTACAACACGCTCGACGAGATCGACGCGTTCATGGACGCGCTCGAGGACGTGACCCGGTGA
- a CDS encoding NAD-dependent epimerase/dehydratase family protein: protein MSILVTGGLGFIGSHTVAALREQGQECVLVQRRAGGAHAGDGVAVEQADIRDLASLRAVGERHRITGIVHLAGSMPWPPNADAPVEDARRALGSLFNIMQVAQEWGVRRVGLASTIGVYVSSGLTEGALTEDMLLSLGAAHPIPTFKKVGELLGGYLADATGIEVVNYRISGTWGPRGHRDPFFAAPALVHAAARGTAPDFSDLIAPPHAEDALDLCYVKDTGRAIALLQLADKLNHATYNVASGRATSNAEIIAAIRAAVPDAGVDLPTGDGTAPRAWLDITRLHGDTGFTPEYDTTRATADYITWLRAGNER from the coding sequence ATGAGCATTCTGGTCACCGGAGGTCTCGGTTTCATCGGGTCGCACACCGTGGCGGCACTGCGCGAGCAGGGGCAGGAGTGCGTGCTGGTGCAGCGCCGGGCCGGCGGCGCCCACGCCGGCGACGGCGTCGCGGTGGAGCAGGCCGACATCCGGGACCTGGCGTCGCTGCGCGCCGTCGGTGAGCGGCACCGCATCACCGGCATCGTGCACCTCGCCGGCTCGATGCCGTGGCCGCCGAACGCGGACGCGCCGGTCGAGGACGCACGCCGGGCCCTCGGCAGCCTGTTCAACATCATGCAGGTCGCGCAGGAGTGGGGCGTGCGCCGGGTCGGTCTCGCCAGCACCATCGGCGTGTACGTGTCGAGCGGCTTGACCGAGGGCGCGCTGACCGAGGACATGCTGCTGTCGCTCGGCGCCGCACACCCGATCCCCACCTTCAAGAAGGTCGGCGAGCTGCTCGGCGGCTACCTCGCGGACGCCACCGGCATCGAGGTCGTCAACTACCGCATCTCCGGCACCTGGGGCCCGCGCGGCCACCGCGACCCGTTCTTCGCCGCCCCCGCGCTGGTGCATGCGGCCGCGCGCGGCACCGCACCCGACTTCTCCGACCTGATCGCACCGCCGCACGCGGAGGACGCGCTGGACCTCTGCTACGTCAAGGACACCGGGCGGGCCATCGCGCTGCTCCAGCTGGCGGACAAGCTGAACCACGCCACGTACAACGTCGCCTCCGGCCGCGCCACCTCCAACGCCGAGATCATCGCCGCCATCCGGGCCGCCGTCCCGGACGCCGGCGTCGACCTGCCCACCGGCGACGGCACCGCGCCCCGCGCCTGGCTCGACATCACCCGCCTGCACGGCGACACCGGCTTCACCCCGGAGTACGACACCACCCGCGCGACCGCCGACTACATCACCTGGCTGCGCGCCGGCAACGAGCGCTGA
- a CDS encoding DUF1990 family protein yields the protein MRRGTITGLATAPLTYEETGATRAEPMPGGYHHVHRDVSIGSGPDDFARAADALIGWRMHEGAGLTVLHADGPAAPGVLVVLRGPLRLRIPCRVVYTVDEPGRRGFAYGTLPGHPERGEEAFTVVLTGTGDVRIRIRAFSRPASLLIRAAGPVNRRFQQHATDRYVAALGRLARGHAG from the coding sequence ATGAGGCGCGGAACGATCACCGGGCTGGCGACCGCCCCGTTGACGTACGAGGAGACCGGTGCCACCCGGGCCGAGCCGATGCCCGGCGGCTACCACCACGTGCACCGGGACGTCAGCATCGGCAGCGGCCCGGACGACTTCGCCCGGGCCGCCGACGCGCTGATCGGCTGGCGCATGCACGAGGGCGCCGGGCTGACCGTGCTCCACGCCGACGGGCCGGCCGCCCCCGGGGTCCTGGTCGTGCTGCGCGGACCGCTGCGCCTGCGCATCCCGTGCCGCGTCGTCTACACCGTCGACGAACCGGGCCGCCGCGGCTTCGCCTACGGGACGCTGCCCGGCCACCCGGAGCGCGGCGAGGAGGCGTTCACCGTCGTGCTGACCGGGACCGGCGACGTAAGGATCCGGATCCGCGCGTTCAGCCGCCCCGCCTCCCTGCTCATCCGCGCCGCCGGCCCGGTCAACCGCCGTTTCCAGCAGCACGCCACCGACCGCTACGTCGCCGCACTCGGCCGCCTCGCCCGCGGTCACGCCGGCTGA
- a CDS encoding SRPBCC family protein, which produces MGLTWGTVRRSAVVCGPRGADEVWDRYVRPRRWPEWSPQIRSVDYPAGVLGAGGAGAVRGPLGVRVRFRVVDVDPAGPVRSWSWVVSAAGLRLGLRHTVEAAGTGTRTGLTIEGPAPAVLGYLPIARLALRRLVR; this is translated from the coding sequence ATGGGGCTGACCTGGGGAACCGTGCGCCGCAGTGCGGTGGTGTGTGGTCCGCGTGGCGCGGACGAGGTGTGGGATCGGTACGTGCGTCCGCGGCGCTGGCCGGAGTGGTCGCCGCAGATCCGGTCGGTGGACTACCCGGCCGGCGTGCTCGGGGCCGGTGGCGCCGGTGCGGTGCGCGGGCCGCTCGGGGTGCGGGTCAGGTTCCGGGTGGTGGACGTCGACCCGGCGGGGCCGGTGCGCAGCTGGTCCTGGGTGGTGTCGGCGGCGGGTCTGCGTCTCGGCCTCCGGCACACGGTCGAGGCGGCCGGCACCGGCACCCGGACCGGGCTGACGATCGAGGGACCCGCCCCGGCGGTGCTCGGTTATCTGCCGATCGCCCGCCTGGCGTTACGCCGGCTGGTCCGCTGA
- a CDS encoding SRPBCC domain-containing protein, which yields MYSTRISRLVGAAPAVVYRALTEADAIAAWRVPEGMRGQVHEFEAREGGRFRVSLTYEVPGETGKSAAHTDTYHGRFLRLVPDEQVVETMEFETADPAMRGTMTMTTTLTPATGGTEVTILHEGIPDAIPAADNETGTRTALDNLARYVTGS from the coding sequence ATGTACTCGACGCGGATCTCCCGGCTCGTCGGCGCTGCACCGGCGGTGGTCTACCGGGCACTGACCGAGGCGGACGCGATCGCGGCGTGGCGGGTGCCGGAGGGCATGCGCGGGCAGGTGCACGAGTTCGAGGCGCGTGAGGGCGGCCGGTTCCGGGTGTCGCTGACCTACGAGGTGCCCGGCGAGACCGGCAAGTCGGCCGCGCACACCGACACGTACCACGGCCGGTTCCTCCGGCTCGTGCCGGACGAGCAGGTCGTCGAGACCATGGAGTTCGAGACCGCGGACCCGGCGATGCGGGGCACCATGACGATGACCACCACGCTCACCCCGGCCACCGGCGGCACCGAGGTCACCATCCTGCACGAGGGCATCCCGGACGCGATTCCCGCCGCCGACAACGAGACCGGCACCCGGACGGCCCTGGACAACCTCGCCCGGTACGTGACTGGTTCGTAG
- a CDS encoding PHP domain-containing protein — MSLPADSHVHSEFSWDAARRGTGSMERTCARAVEIGLPALAFTEHLDHTAWLDYTAPPLDVDGYLESVERCRDLFPQLRILTGLEIGEPHWHPEPVAKLLAGGRFERVLGSLHSLRVPAGIAEANSVYLLRPAADVVRDYLTELPQLIAGSDVFEALTHIDYPARHWPADEGRFDPYAFEEEFRVALRALAGTGRALEINTRRPLDEVVLRWWHQEGGDAVTFGSDAHEPDALARGFADAAAMAQAHGFRPGPRPYDWWSRS, encoded by the coding sequence GTGAGCCTGCCCGCGGACAGTCATGTGCACAGCGAGTTCTCCTGGGACGCGGCACGGCGTGGCACCGGGTCGATGGAGCGGACCTGCGCGCGGGCGGTGGAGATCGGGCTGCCGGCGCTGGCGTTCACCGAGCATCTCGACCACACGGCCTGGCTGGACTACACCGCGCCGCCGCTGGACGTGGACGGCTACCTGGAGTCCGTCGAGCGGTGCCGGGACCTGTTCCCGCAGCTGCGCATCCTGACCGGCCTGGAGATCGGCGAGCCGCACTGGCACCCGGAGCCGGTCGCGAAGCTGCTGGCCGGCGGCCGGTTCGAGCGCGTCCTCGGCTCACTGCACTCGCTGCGCGTCCCGGCCGGGATCGCGGAGGCGAACTCGGTCTACCTGCTCCGCCCGGCCGCGGACGTGGTACGCGACTACCTGACCGAGCTACCGCAGCTGATCGCGGGCTCGGACGTGTTCGAGGCGCTGACCCACATCGACTACCCGGCCCGGCACTGGCCGGCCGACGAGGGGCGCTTCGACCCGTACGCGTTCGAGGAGGAGTTCCGGGTCGCGCTGCGCGCGCTGGCCGGGACCGGCCGCGCGCTGGAGATCAACACGCGGCGCCCGCTCGACGAGGTGGTGCTCCGCTGGTGGCACCAGGAAGGCGGCGACGCGGTCACGTTCGGCAGCGACGCCCATGAGCCGGACGCGCTGGCCCGCGGTTTCGCGGACGCGGCCGCGATGGCGCAGGCGCACGGCTTCCGGCCCGGCCCCCGGCCGTACGACTGGTGGTCCAGGTCCTGA